A window from Branchiostoma floridae strain S238N-H82 chromosome 16, Bfl_VNyyK, whole genome shotgun sequence encodes these proteins:
- the LOC118403414 gene encoding translation initiation factor IF-2-like — MQKNVLDNHHHLCRSNSKSNSGPPSCPLSGHCPGQLNQICQTGQLNQPETGQLNQTQTGQLNQTQTGQLNQLQTRQLNQTQTGQLNQTQTGQLNQTQTGKLNQTQTGQLNQTQTGQLNQTQTGQLNQTQTGQLNQTETGQLNQNKTGQLNQPQTGQLNQTQTAQPDADRTAQPDPDRPAQPDSDRTAQPDPDRTAQPDADRTAQPDPNRTAQPEQDRTAQPAPVRPAQPDGSAQQD; from the coding sequence ATGCAGAAAAATGTTCTggacaatcatcatcatctctgcCGCTCCAACTCCAAATCTAACAGCGGACCGCCTAGTTGTCCTCTCTCAGGTCATTGTCCCGGCCAGCTTAACCAGATATGCCAGACCGGCCAGCTCAACCAGCCAGAGACCGGCCAGCTCAACCAGACCCAGACCGGCCAGCTCAACCAGACCCAGACCGGCCAGCTCAACCAGCTCCAGACCAGACAGCTCAACCAGACGCAGACCGGACAGCTCAACCAGACCCAGACCGGCCAGCTCAACCAGACCCAGACCGGCAAGCTCAACCAGACCCAGACCGGACAGCTCAACCAGACCCAGACCGGCCAGCTCAACCAGACCCAGACCGGACAGCTCAACCAGACGCAGACCGGACAGCTCAACCAGACCGAAACCGGCCAGCTCAACCAGAACAAGACCGGACAGCTCAACCAGCCCCAGACCGGCCAGCTCAACCAGACCCAGACCGCTCAACCAGACGCAGACCGGACAGCTCAACCAGACCCAGACCGGCCAGCTCAACCAGACTCAGACCGGACAGCTCAACCAGACCCAGACCGGACAGCTCAACCAGACGCAGACCGGACAGCTCAACCAGACCCAAACCGGACAGCTCAACCAGAACAAGACCGGACAGCTCAACCAGCCCCAGTTCGGCCAGCTCAACCAGATGGGTCAGCTCAACAAGACTAG